TCACTACGTCGCGCTGGACCCCAAGGGGACGGCTCCGCTGGGCCGCAACGGAATTCCGCCGCAGCGCGTCACCCTGCCGTTCGAGGTCAACGACATCATCCAGGCGGCCACCCCGGTGGTGAAAGAAGTCGACGGCCAGGTCATCCACGACACCTTCGCCGAGGTCGCCAACGCGGCCAACCGCTACCCCGACGCGGTGCGCAACCTGCTCCAGTCCGCCGACCGGTTGACCGAATCGATGAGCAGATCCACCACTGACTTTCATCGCGGCCTCGACTTCGTCAACGACGGGCTGCGTGCCATGGCAGCCGGCCGTGCCCAGCTCATCACACTGTTCGAGCAGTTCGACATCCTCGGCAAGATGTACACCTCGAAGGCCGTCGACATCGTCGAATTCTTCGCTCTGATCAAGGAATTGACCCGTGTCCTGGATCGGCTCACGATGTGGTACGGCAAGGATGTGATGCCCATTGCCGAGGGAATCGAAGACATCAGTGACACGCTGGCGGCCCACCCGGAACGCTGGGGCATGGCCCTGGACGGTCTCGGGCAGACACTCAACATCATCGGACCCATGCTCAGCGGCAACGGTGTCACCTTCGACCAGCACAACCGGTTGGTCCCCGGCCAGGACCTCTGCCTGCCCAACATCATGAAGACCTGCTGACATGGCTGCTGCTGACACACCGAAGGCATCGGGCATCGGCGCGCGACTGCGGTCACGGCGAGGAGTCGCCATAGCGGTGGTGATCCTCACCGTGCTGGCGGTCGCGGTGGCGGTGAGCATCAAAGTACTGGCCCCGAAGATCAACCCCACCCGGGCGATGTGCGCCGAATTCACCGACGCGGTGGGCCTGTACCCCGGCAACAAGGTCGCGCTGCTGGGTATCGAGGTCGGCTCGACGACCGCGATCGTCAACAAGCCCGACCATGTCGAGGTGGACTTCACCGTGCCCGCGGACCTGGTCCTGCCTGCCGATGTCGGCGCGGTCACCTACTCGCAATCCATCGTCACGGATCGCCACGTCGAGCTGACCAAGCCGTACACCGGGGGCCCCAAGTTCACCGGTCCGGGCTGCATCAAGCTCAAGTCCACCAAGACACCGATCAGCGTCAGCGAAACGTTCTCCGCCATCGGCAGTCTCACCGATGCGATCCTGGGATCCCAACCGGGCCAGGATCCGTCCAAGGCGCCCGGCGTCCAGGCGATCAACGACAGTCTCAGCGCGGCAAGCAATTCCCTGCAGGGCGCCGGGCCCGGGATCAACAAGACGATGCGCAACCTGCGCACCATGCTCGCCGACCCCTACAAAGCCGACGCCGACTACCGCCAGCTGTTCGAGAACAGCGAGATCCTCACCTCCGACTTCCTCAAGAACTGGGACAGCTTCGCCTCGGTGATCCAGACCCTGCCGGTCACCGCCCAACTGATGGAAGGCCTGTCGGAAAACTTCGGTGCCGCGATGGCCAACGTGTCCCACCTGCTGCCGACACTGATCGAGGCGCTCAACCGGTTCGGCCCGCGGTTCTACGACAAGTTCGACAAGCGGTTCGGTGGGCTGCGTGATCTGTTGAACCGGCACATCCCGGCGATCACCGCGATGATCAACTCCTGGCCGCAGTTCAGCAACTGGCTCGCCGACATCTACGAGCCGGCGTGGGGCACCCACAACGTCACCTACATCCCGCCGCAGGTGTCGATCGCCCCAACGCAGGCCGGCGCTATCTGCCAAGGCCTCACGGAGCGCAACATCCCCGGCGCCGCTGCCGCGTGCGCGTCGGGCACCCCGACCGACCCGGTGACGCTCGGCCTCACCAATCTCGTTCTGGGAGCGGCACTGCCATGACCCGACGCCCGCTGCGCGCGTTCTGCGCACTGTTGTTCACCGTCGCCATCGGTCTCACCGCGGCCTGTTCGCTGGATCCCACCCGGCTGCCGGTCCCGGGCGCCTACAGCCCGCGGCACTCCTACGACATCAACATCGAGTTCGCCAGCGTGCTCAATCTCCCGGCGCGGGCCAAAGTGGACTCCGGGGGCGTGCAGATCGGCGTGCTCGACAGCGTCCGACTCGAAGGCACCACCGCAGTCACCACTGTCGAAATCGCGGGTGACACCAAGCTTCCCGTCGCGACGCGCGCTGAGCTTCGTCAGGCCACCCCGCTCGGCGACATCTACATCGCCCTGCTACCGCCCGAAGACAAGTCCGGGCCGATACTGCGTGACGGCGACACCATTCCGCTGGGCAACACCTCACCGGCCGACAACGTCGAGGATCTCCTGCGCTCGATGTCGAACCTCGTCGCCGGTGGCGCGATCGGCACACTGCAGACCACCGTGGTCAACGTCAACAAAGCGTTCCCGCAGGATCCGCACGAGCTGACCCGCATGCAGCACACGGTCGCCGGTGTGCTCAACGACCTTGCCACCAATCAGAACACCATCGACCAGATGCTCGACGGCATGGAGAACATCACCTCCGGGTTCGCGGCCAACACCCAGGTGTTCAACCGGCTGGTGACCGAAGGCCCGGCGAAACTCCAAGGGCTCTCGGCGGTGACGATGGCCATCCTGAATGTCGTCGGCGCCTCGAAGGACGTCGGCAAGCTCGGCGGCGATCTGATCAACCCCATCGCCGGCGACCTGATGCAGATCCTGTCCTACATCACGCCGATGATCCACACGATGGCCACCGCGGACACCACCATCCCGGTGATCGCCGACAAGTTTGTGGCGCTGCTGCGCTACAAGCTGCTCGGGTGGTTCCGCGACGGCGGTCCGAAGTACACCATCACCGAACTCCACGCGCCCACCGGGCGCGAAGGGGTCGATCCCGCCGACAAGGCGAACCAGGCTGTCGAGGCCATGCAGACGATGGGGTTGGTGCCATGAAGTTCAGTGCGCGCACCACCCTGGTGATCCTGGTGGTGATGACCCTGGCCGGCGCGGCCTACATGTCGTGCGGCGTGCTCGACATGGGGCCGACCAAACAAGTCACGCGACTGACCTTGCTGCTCAACTCTTCCGGTGGCCTGATGCCCACCTCGGAAGTGACGATGCGCGGCATCAAAGTCGGCCGGGTGACCGGAATTCAGACCACCGCAACCGGGCTCGCCGTCTCGATGGACGTCGACCGCAAATACCAGGTCCCGGCCGACAGCGCGATCAGCGTGGAGAACCTGTCGGCGGCCGGTGAACAGTACATCGACTTCCGGCCGACGTTGATCGCGCCGCCCTACTTTGCCGACGGCGCGGTGATCCCGCCCGACCGGGTCGCACCGATCGTGACTGCCAGCGACCTGCTCACCAGGGCCAATGTTCTGTTCACCGCGCTGAACCTCGACCAGATCCACGGCATCATCAACGACATGTCCGCGGCGTTCAAGGGCAACGACGAGACCATCGACTCGCTGGCCGTCACTGCCGGGTTGACCGCGAAGGTGATCCGTGACGACAAGGAACTGTTGAACACGTTGTTCAGCAATGTGTCGACGTTCACCACCAACCTCGGCGATATTCATGCCGGCGAAATCATCAGTGAGACAGGCAAACTGCTGCCGAAATCGGTGCCGGCCTTCTTGCAGCTGGTCCACCAGATCGAGATCCTGTCGCACACCGGCATCGGTGTCATCGGCCCGCAGGACCCGGCTGGGATCCTCGTCGCCAAGTTCGGCGAATGGCTCGACATGCTGGCCGGCCCGCTGGGCACGTTCGCCACCATCCTGCAGCCCGCGATGGCACCATTACACGACATCAAGATTGACGCCGGGCACTGGCTGGACTTCTGGGAATCGACGTTCAACGACACCGGCGGCGTTCGGGTGCAGCTCAACGTACCCGAGTGGCACCAGTGAACGACAGCGACAGCAACAGCGAGGACAGCTCTGACATGACCGATTCACCTGTCGGCGAAGACGATAAAGTCGACGACGCCGCGAGCGAGACCGCTGCGGCGGACGAGGCGTCGGCCGCGCCGCGGCAGGGATCGCGGGGCCGCAGCTTCTGGGCGGCGATCGTGTTGGCGGTGCTGCTCGTCGGGGGCGGCGCGTTCGGTTTCTTCAAGTACCGCGAGGTGAACGGTCAACTCGCCCAGGCACGTCAAGCACAGGCCGATCGTGAGGCCGC
This is a stretch of genomic DNA from Mycobacterium sp. ELW1. It encodes these proteins:
- a CDS encoding MlaD family protein codes for the protein MAAADTPKASGIGARLRSRRGVAIAVVILTVLAVAVAVSIKVLAPKINPTRAMCAEFTDAVGLYPGNKVALLGIEVGSTTAIVNKPDHVEVDFTVPADLVLPADVGAVTYSQSIVTDRHVELTKPYTGGPKFTGPGCIKLKSTKTPISVSETFSAIGSLTDAILGSQPGQDPSKAPGVQAINDSLSAASNSLQGAGPGINKTMRNLRTMLADPYKADADYRQLFENSEILTSDFLKNWDSFASVIQTLPVTAQLMEGLSENFGAAMANVSHLLPTLIEALNRFGPRFYDKFDKRFGGLRDLLNRHIPAITAMINSWPQFSNWLADIYEPAWGTHNVTYIPPQVSIAPTQAGAICQGLTERNIPGAAAACASGTPTDPVTLGLTNLVLGAALP
- a CDS encoding MlaD family protein, producing MKFSARTTLVILVVMTLAGAAYMSCGVLDMGPTKQVTRLTLLLNSSGGLMPTSEVTMRGIKVGRVTGIQTTATGLAVSMDVDRKYQVPADSAISVENLSAAGEQYIDFRPTLIAPPYFADGAVIPPDRVAPIVTASDLLTRANVLFTALNLDQIHGIINDMSAAFKGNDETIDSLAVTAGLTAKVIRDDKELLNTLFSNVSTFTTNLGDIHAGEIISETGKLLPKSVPAFLQLVHQIEILSHTGIGVIGPQDPAGILVAKFGEWLDMLAGPLGTFATILQPAMAPLHDIKIDAGHWLDFWESTFNDTGGVRVQLNVPEWHQ
- a CDS encoding MlaD family protein, with the protein product MTRRPLRAFCALLFTVAIGLTAACSLDPTRLPVPGAYSPRHSYDINIEFASVLNLPARAKVDSGGVQIGVLDSVRLEGTTAVTTVEIAGDTKLPVATRAELRQATPLGDIYIALLPPEDKSGPILRDGDTIPLGNTSPADNVEDLLRSMSNLVAGGAIGTLQTTVVNVNKAFPQDPHELTRMQHTVAGVLNDLATNQNTIDQMLDGMENITSGFAANTQVFNRLVTEGPAKLQGLSAVTMAILNVVGASKDVGKLGGDLINPIAGDLMQILSYITPMIHTMATADTTIPVIADKFVALLRYKLLGWFRDGGPKYTITELHAPTGREGVDPADKANQAVEAMQTMGLVP
- a CDS encoding MlaD family protein; its protein translation is MQLDKHLTTLRAAIGGRQGARDERATANRNRRNGIIGVVIIIAALAGTAMAYLNPADEARYTAHMPNSAGLRAGDQVRVAGIAVGKVSSVRLDGALVEMTFDVENSVKVGSDSTLDIKLLTPLGGHYVALDPKGTAPLGRNGIPPQRVTLPFEVNDIIQAATPVVKEVDGQVIHDTFAEVANAANRYPDAVRNLLQSADRLTESMSRSTTDFHRGLDFVNDGLRAMAAGRAQLITLFEQFDILGKMYTSKAVDIVEFFALIKELTRVLDRLTMWYGKDVMPIAEGIEDISDTLAAHPERWGMALDGLGQTLNIIGPMLSGNGVTFDQHNRLVPGQDLCLPNIMKTC